A section of the Sandaracinaceae bacterium genome encodes:
- a CDS encoding AAA family ATPase encodes MSADRFAGVRAQKTAVDILERAVATDRVASAYLFEGPSGVGKQLAARALAERVIGADDKARARISAGTHPDVRIFEPRAEGKRNIAVETLRQEILPVAQFAPFEAKAAFLIFPEADVSFPEHPPESANALLKTLEEPRRGVHFILLSERPDRLLPTIRSRCQRVRFGRLPAPVLDDILAAHDLDEEARGPAIALADGRADRALALAEGGATELLDAALALDEVCTVGKPGEMVRASEDLVRGEAELRVVLEALVTFYRDVAAAALGLGDERLAFRHRADVIRERAERVGARKAAERVEMIQEALVALERNGNAQIVVDSLIYGARV; translated from the coding sequence CCGCCGTCGACATCCTCGAGCGCGCGGTGGCCACCGACCGGGTCGCGTCGGCCTACCTCTTCGAGGGGCCGAGCGGCGTGGGCAAGCAGCTCGCCGCGCGGGCGCTGGCCGAGCGGGTCATCGGCGCGGACGACAAGGCGCGCGCTCGCATCAGCGCGGGCACCCACCCCGACGTCCGGATCTTCGAGCCGCGCGCCGAGGGCAAGCGCAACATCGCGGTCGAGACGCTCCGCCAGGAGATCTTGCCCGTCGCGCAGTTCGCGCCCTTCGAGGCCAAGGCGGCGTTCCTGATCTTCCCCGAGGCCGACGTCTCCTTTCCCGAGCACCCGCCCGAGTCGGCCAACGCGCTCCTCAAGACGCTCGAGGAGCCGCGCCGCGGCGTGCACTTCATCCTGCTGAGCGAGCGGCCCGATCGACTGCTCCCCACCATCCGCTCGCGCTGCCAGCGGGTGCGCTTCGGGCGCCTGCCCGCGCCCGTCCTCGACGACATCCTCGCCGCCCACGATCTCGACGAGGAGGCGCGCGGCCCGGCGATCGCGCTGGCCGATGGCCGCGCCGATCGCGCCCTCGCTCTGGCGGAGGGCGGCGCGACCGAGCTGCTCGACGCCGCGCTCGCGCTCGACGAGGTCTGCACGGTGGGCAAGCCCGGCGAGATGGTGCGCGCCTCGGAGGACCTCGTCCGCGGCGAGGCCGAGCTCCGCGTGGTGCTCGAGGCGCTCGTGACCTTCTACCGGGACGTGGCCGCGGCCGCCCTCGGGCTGGGAGACGAGCGGCTCGCCTTCCGTCACCGCGCCGACGTCATCCGCGAGCGCGCCGAGCGGGTGGGCGCGCGCAAGGCGGCCGAGCGGGTCGAGATGATCCAGGAGGCGCTCGTCGCGCTCGAGCGCAACGGCAACGCGCAGATCGTCGTCGACTCGCTCATCTACGGCGCGCGCGTGTGA